One segment of Carya illinoinensis cultivar Pawnee chromosome 1, C.illinoinensisPawnee_v1, whole genome shotgun sequence DNA contains the following:
- the LOC122311151 gene encoding cyclic nucleotide-gated ion channel 1-like isoform X1: MGSRRNNFVRFPSWSSEKSSSFEHQHSMNDRKFSRNSSRATFDRFFESFLKGFGRGSETIRGLKNNPTSIPSVDHDQPRKDHSGSKKTKIFDPQDQFLQTWNKIFVLSCMVSVALDPLFFYTPVFKVDEEKKCLDCDSDKTLAIIASVLRSVTDVFYAIHIYFQFRTGIIPPSSRHVFGRAELIDDPMAIAKRYLSSYFIIDILAIVPCPQVVVLWPRKSKMPWLTKEMLKSVIFSQYVPRLLRIYPLYVEVTRTSGILTETAWAGAAYNLFLYMLASHVVGAFWYLFGIERQASCWKQMCRNITATGCQDHSYYCSDDKRNSTERGYWGNITLDCRIVEPDDKNETSTTDPFDYGIFTKVLKSGVVAESNITRKVSYCFWWGLRSLSSLGQNLDTSTYFWEIVFAVSIAIAGLVLFSLLIGNMQRYLQSTTVRVEEMRVRKTDAEQWMSQRMLPNNLRQRVRRYEQYKWLETRGVEEENLIRNLPKDLRRDIKRHLCLDLLKKVPMFEKMDQQLWDPLVDRLKPVLYTQDSYIVREGDPVDEMLFIMRGNLATFTTNGGTTGFFNTADLKAGDFCGEELLTWALYPQSSTKFPISTRTVEAKTEVQAFALMAEDLKTVASQFRKLHCKELQHTFKFYSQQWRTWAACFIQSAWRRYSKKNHERALRDAENRLQFSLANEAGTSASLGATIYATRFAAHLLRAVRRPNGGRTTTRAPQKVLQLLPPKPAEPDFSAEVPLPAGCSGNVRFTPSNWKSTHQPPILFYIKP, from the exons ATGGGTTCCAGGCGAAATAATTTTGTGAG GTTTCCAAGTTGGAGTTCGGAGAAATCTTCCAGTTTTGAGCATCAACATTCCATGAACGATCGAAAATTTTCAAGAAACAGTTCTAGAGCCACATTTGACAGATTTTTTGAGAGTTTTCTGAAAGGATTTGGGAGAGGGTCAGAGACAATTAGAGGTTTGAAAAACAACCCAACAAGCATCCCTTCTGTAGATCATGATCAGCCACGAAAAGATCACTCAGGTTCTAAGAAAACTAAAATCTTTGACCCTCAGGATCAATTTCTTCAAACATGGAACAAAATATTTGTTCTCTCTTGTATGGTGTCAGTGGCATTGGACCCACTCTTCTTTTACACCCCAGTTTTTAAGGTGGATGAGGAGAAGAAATGCTTAGACTGTGACTCGGACAAAACTTTGGCGATTATTGCTTCTGTTCTTCGTTCAGTCACAGATGTTTTTTATGCAATTCATATATACTTCCAGTTTCGAACTGGGATTATCCCACCTTCTTCTCGTCATGTGTTTGGAAGGGCAGAGTTGATTGATGATCCTATGGCAATCGCAAAAAGATATTTGTCCTCATACTTCATTATCGACATTCTGGCAATCGTTCCCTGCCCACAG GTGGTGGTACTTTGGCCGCGAAAAAGTAAAATGCCATGGTTGACGAAGGAAATGTTGAAGTCAGTAATCTTCTCCCAATATGTGCCGAGGCTTTTGCGGATCTACCCACTATATGTAGAAGTAACTAGGACCTCTGGCATTCTGACTGAGACAGCATGGGCTGGAGCTGCTTATAATCTTTTCCTCTACATGCTAGCTAGTCAC GTAGTTGGAGCCTTTTGGTACTTGTTTGGCATAGAACGACAGGCTTCTTGCTGGAAACAAATGTGCAGGAACATTACAGCTACCGGTTGTCAAGATCACAGTTATTACTGCAGTGATGATAAACGGAATAGTACTGAACGTGGCTACTGGGGTAATATTACTCTGGATTGTCGTATTGTCGAACCAGACGATAAAAACGAAACCTCAACTACTGATCCGTTCGACTATGGAATATTTACTAAAGTTTTGAAGTCTGGAGTGGTGGCCGAATCAAATATTACAAGGAAAGTGTCTTACTGCTTCTGGTGGGGTTTGCGTAGTCTGAG TTCTCTTGGCCAAAACTTGGATACGAGTACATATTTCTGGGAGATAGTCTTTGCTGTTTCCATAGCCATCGCTGGGTTGGTCTTATTCTCATTACTTATAGGCAATATGCAG AGATATTTGCAATCCACAACAGTGAGAGTAGAAGAAATGAGAGTGAGAAAGACTGATGCCGAACAGTGGATGTCCCAACGTATGCTCCCTAACAACTTAAGGCAGCGGGTTAGACGATATGAACAGTACAAGTGGCTAGAAACAAGAGGTGTGGAGGAAGAGAATCTCATCCGTAACCTTCCTAAGGATCTCAGAAGGGACATAAAGCGCCATCTTTGCCTCGATCTTCTTAAGAAG gtGCCCATGTTCGAAAAGATGGATCAACAACTATGGGATCCATTGGTTGATCGCCTCAAACCAGTGCTTTACACACAAGACAGCTACATTGTTCGTGAAGGGGATCCAGTGGACGAGATGCTCTTTATCATGCGAGGAAATCTAGCCACTTTCACTACCAATGGTGGAACAACTGGTTTTTTCAACACCGCTGACCTTAAAGCCGGCGACTTTTGTGGAGAAGAGCTTCTTACTTGGGCCCTATATCCCCAGTCCTCGACCAAATTCCCAATTTCAACAAGAACAGTGGAGGCAAAAACAGAGGTTCAAGCCTTTGCTCTAATGGCCGAGGATTTGAAGACTGTGGCTTCTCAGTTTCGGAAACTTCACTGCAAGGAGTTGCAGCACACTTTCAA GTTCTACTCCCAACAATGGAGAACATGGGCGGCCTGTTTTATCCAATCAGCTTGGCGCCGCTACTCTAAGAAAAACCATGAGAGGGCTTTGCGTGATGCTGAAAATAGACTGCAATTTTCTTTGGCAAATGAAGCTGGGACCTCGGCAAGTCTTGGTGCAACTATTTATGCAACAAGGTTTGCTGCTCATTTACTTCGAGCCGTGCGACGACCAAACGGTGGACGCACCACTACCAGAGCGCCACAAAAAGTGCTACAGCTACTACCACCGAAGCCTGCTGAGCCAGATTTCAGTGCTGAAG tcCCTCTTCCAGCTGGATGCAGCGGAAATGTGAGATTTACACCGTCCAATTGGAAGTCGACACATCAACCACCTATTTTGTTTTACATTAAACCTTGA
- the LOC122311151 gene encoding cyclic nucleotide-gated ion channel 1-like isoform X2 encodes MGSRRNNFVRFPSWSSEKSSSFEHQHSMNDRKFSRNSSRATFDRFFESFLKGFGRGSETIRGLKNNPTSIPSVDHDQPRKDHSGSKKTKIFDPQDQFLQTWNKIFVLSCMVSVALDPLFFYTPVFKVDEEKKCLDCDSDKTLAIIASVLRSVTDVFYAIHIYFQFRTGIIPPSSRHVFGRAELIDDPMAIAKRYLSSYFIIDILAIVPCPQVVVLWPRKSKMPWLTKEMLKSVIFSQYVPRLLRIYPLYVEVTRTSGILTETAWAGAAYNLFLYMLASHVVGAFWYLFGIERQASCWKQMCRNITATGCQDHSYYCSDDKRNSTERGYWGNITLDCRIVEPDDKNETSTTDPFDYGIFTKVLKSGVVAESNITRKVSYCFWWGLRSLSSLGQNLDTSTYFWEIVFAVSIAIAGLVLFSLLIGNMQRYLQSTTVRVEEMRVRKTDAEQWMSQRMLPNNLRQRVRRYEQYKWLETRGVEEENLIRNLPKDLRRDIKRHLCLDLLKKVPMFEKMDQQLWDPLVDRLKPVLYTQDSYIVREGDPVDEMLFIMRGNLATFTTNGGTTGFFNTADLKAGDFCGEELLTWALYPQSSTKFPISTRTVEAKTEVQAFALMAEDLKTVASQFRKLHCKELQHTFKFYSQQWRTWAACFIQSAWRRYSKKNHERALRDAENRLQFSLANEAGTSASLGATIYATRFAAHLLRAVRRPNGGRTTTRAPQKVLQLLPPKPAEPDFSAEGCV; translated from the exons ATGGGTTCCAGGCGAAATAATTTTGTGAG GTTTCCAAGTTGGAGTTCGGAGAAATCTTCCAGTTTTGAGCATCAACATTCCATGAACGATCGAAAATTTTCAAGAAACAGTTCTAGAGCCACATTTGACAGATTTTTTGAGAGTTTTCTGAAAGGATTTGGGAGAGGGTCAGAGACAATTAGAGGTTTGAAAAACAACCCAACAAGCATCCCTTCTGTAGATCATGATCAGCCACGAAAAGATCACTCAGGTTCTAAGAAAACTAAAATCTTTGACCCTCAGGATCAATTTCTTCAAACATGGAACAAAATATTTGTTCTCTCTTGTATGGTGTCAGTGGCATTGGACCCACTCTTCTTTTACACCCCAGTTTTTAAGGTGGATGAGGAGAAGAAATGCTTAGACTGTGACTCGGACAAAACTTTGGCGATTATTGCTTCTGTTCTTCGTTCAGTCACAGATGTTTTTTATGCAATTCATATATACTTCCAGTTTCGAACTGGGATTATCCCACCTTCTTCTCGTCATGTGTTTGGAAGGGCAGAGTTGATTGATGATCCTATGGCAATCGCAAAAAGATATTTGTCCTCATACTTCATTATCGACATTCTGGCAATCGTTCCCTGCCCACAG GTGGTGGTACTTTGGCCGCGAAAAAGTAAAATGCCATGGTTGACGAAGGAAATGTTGAAGTCAGTAATCTTCTCCCAATATGTGCCGAGGCTTTTGCGGATCTACCCACTATATGTAGAAGTAACTAGGACCTCTGGCATTCTGACTGAGACAGCATGGGCTGGAGCTGCTTATAATCTTTTCCTCTACATGCTAGCTAGTCAC GTAGTTGGAGCCTTTTGGTACTTGTTTGGCATAGAACGACAGGCTTCTTGCTGGAAACAAATGTGCAGGAACATTACAGCTACCGGTTGTCAAGATCACAGTTATTACTGCAGTGATGATAAACGGAATAGTACTGAACGTGGCTACTGGGGTAATATTACTCTGGATTGTCGTATTGTCGAACCAGACGATAAAAACGAAACCTCAACTACTGATCCGTTCGACTATGGAATATTTACTAAAGTTTTGAAGTCTGGAGTGGTGGCCGAATCAAATATTACAAGGAAAGTGTCTTACTGCTTCTGGTGGGGTTTGCGTAGTCTGAG TTCTCTTGGCCAAAACTTGGATACGAGTACATATTTCTGGGAGATAGTCTTTGCTGTTTCCATAGCCATCGCTGGGTTGGTCTTATTCTCATTACTTATAGGCAATATGCAG AGATATTTGCAATCCACAACAGTGAGAGTAGAAGAAATGAGAGTGAGAAAGACTGATGCCGAACAGTGGATGTCCCAACGTATGCTCCCTAACAACTTAAGGCAGCGGGTTAGACGATATGAACAGTACAAGTGGCTAGAAACAAGAGGTGTGGAGGAAGAGAATCTCATCCGTAACCTTCCTAAGGATCTCAGAAGGGACATAAAGCGCCATCTTTGCCTCGATCTTCTTAAGAAG gtGCCCATGTTCGAAAAGATGGATCAACAACTATGGGATCCATTGGTTGATCGCCTCAAACCAGTGCTTTACACACAAGACAGCTACATTGTTCGTGAAGGGGATCCAGTGGACGAGATGCTCTTTATCATGCGAGGAAATCTAGCCACTTTCACTACCAATGGTGGAACAACTGGTTTTTTCAACACCGCTGACCTTAAAGCCGGCGACTTTTGTGGAGAAGAGCTTCTTACTTGGGCCCTATATCCCCAGTCCTCGACCAAATTCCCAATTTCAACAAGAACAGTGGAGGCAAAAACAGAGGTTCAAGCCTTTGCTCTAATGGCCGAGGATTTGAAGACTGTGGCTTCTCAGTTTCGGAAACTTCACTGCAAGGAGTTGCAGCACACTTTCAA GTTCTACTCCCAACAATGGAGAACATGGGCGGCCTGTTTTATCCAATCAGCTTGGCGCCGCTACTCTAAGAAAAACCATGAGAGGGCTTTGCGTGATGCTGAAAATAGACTGCAATTTTCTTTGGCAAATGAAGCTGGGACCTCGGCAAGTCTTGGTGCAACTATTTATGCAACAAGGTTTGCTGCTCATTTACTTCGAGCCGTGCGACGACCAAACGGTGGACGCACCACTACCAGAGCGCCACAAAAAGTGCTACAGCTACTACCACCGAAGCCTGCTGAGCCAGATTTCAGTGCTGAAG GATGTGTGTGA
- the LOC122308659 gene encoding uncharacterized protein LOC122308659, giving the protein MARTFFRKLLTYVSSEDDSDVQNMEADGQSSRRRGNSQRRKFIRRDHVQGHERLFHDYFAENPVYPSNLFRRRFRMSRPLFLRILNEVESYDPYFVQRRDNAGRLGLSCMQKITAALRMLAYGVTGDFMDEYIRIGESIAMESLKKFSETVVTVFSEEYLRSPTANDIARLLAVGEQQGFPAQGRAPPVNYTINGNDYTMGYYLADGIYPKWQTFVKTIPSPRGNKKKNFVKAQESARKDVERAFEVLQQRFAIIRGPSQMFKVKELTNIMKTCVILHNMIIEDERDDSECLNIEYDQLDDNLPELSRNHTTELTDFIQHHHDIRDSSAHHQIQEDLIEHQWLLHSQH; this is encoded by the exons ATGGCTCGTACTTTCTTTCGCAAATTATTGACATACGTATCAtctgaagatgatagcgatgttCAAAACATGGAGGCGGATGGTCAGTCATCAAGGCGACGTGGCAATAGCCAACGTCGTAAGTTTATTCGACGTGATCATGTTCAGGGACACGAGCGTCTATTTCATGATTACTTTGCTGAAAATCCAGTCtatccctcgaatctatttcgaagGAGATTTCGGATGAGTCGTCCCCTATTTCTTCGTATTCTAAATGAAGTAGAGTCTTACGACCCGTACTTCgtccagagaagagataatgccggCCGACTCGGTTTATCTTGTATGCAAAAAATCACCGCAGCACTTAGAATGCTAGCGTATGgggttactggagattttatggatgaatacatacgtattggtgaaagcaTCGCAATGGAGAGCCTAAAAAAATTTTCTGAGACAGTAGTAACTGTTTTCTCAGAAGAATATCTAAGGTCTCCAACTGCTAATGATATAGCCCGATTGCTTGCAGTTGGTGAACAACAAGGATTCCC TGCCCAAGGGCGTGCTCCTCCAGTTAATTACACTATTAATGGCAACGACTATACTATGGGCTATTACCTTGCGGacggtatttatcccaagtggcaaacttttgtgaagacgattccatcaccacgtggaaataagaagaaaaattttgtgaaagcacaagaatctgcaagaaaagatgtcgagcgtgcattcgaggtacttcaacaacgatttgctatcattcgtGGACCTTCCCAAATGTTTAAAGTGAAGGAACTAACGAATATAATGAAAACatgtgttattctacataatatgatAATTGAAGACGAGCGTGATGATAGTGAGTGTCTGAACATCGaatatgatcaacttgatgataatCTCCCCGAATTGTCGCGCAATCATACAACTGAGCTTACAGACTTCATCCAGCATCATCATGATATTAGAGATAGCTCGGCTCATCATCAGATtcaagaagatctaattgaacatcaatggcTTTTACATTCACAACATTAG